Proteins encoded in a region of the Antedon mediterranea chromosome 2, ecAntMedi1.1, whole genome shotgun sequence genome:
- the LOC140039909 gene encoding WD repeat-containing protein 37-like: protein MPTEGSMKKASKQRLSIRRSHSSRDGGLRHRVYENDSILPIEIRSRLQKLFEQIEHEFEGVYAENLALQDKVEALTEKLEAAQLGRTDGVSTDVDGNTKVKSKASNQISQLIRPKSRVASGKNVFSFKGPSSTSLGQLVRSYKGHQDGVWEVSVSKGENPVLGTASADRSARLWSIETGTCLLQYVGHSGSVNSIRFHPKEPLVLTASGDSTAHVWKSTVSLPVASQISEGNRSNPSSGDDLDGSDKEDQDGDSENIIYVKTAQCVIGEHTGVVIAADWIAGGKQIVTASWDRSANIYDVEKSTTIQSLTGHDQDLTHCSTHPSQRLVVTSSTDTTFRLWDFRDRSIHSVNVFQGHTDAVTSASFAPNDKVVSGSDDRSVKVWDLKNMRTPIAMIRTDSAVNKLSISPTSHVIAIPHDNRHIRLYDLNGVRIGRLPRSNRQGHHRMVSCTAWNEETSNINLFTCGFDRQVLGWHFNLPTDK from the exons ATGCCTACTGAAGGGAGCATGAAAAAGGCTAGCAAACAGCGGCTTTCAATCCGGCGTTCACACAGCTCCAGAGACGGAGGACTTCGACATCGTGTCTATGAAAATGACAGCATTCTACCAATTGAAATTCGCTCAAGACTTCAGAAGTTGTTCGAGCAAATCGAGCATGAATTTGAGGGGGTTTATGCAGAAAATTTAGCAT TGCAAGATAAAGTTGAAGCATTGACTGAGAAACTAGAGGCTGCTCAGCTTGGACGTACAGACGGTGTCAGTACTGACGTGGATGGTAACACTAAGGTTAAGTCCAAAG cATCCAATCAGATTAGTCAATTAATTCGTCCTAAATCGAGGGTTGCGTCTGGAAAG AATGTATTTAGCTTCAAAGGTCCAAGTAGTACGTCATTAGGTCAACTTGTAAGGTCATACAAAGGTCACCAAGATGGGGTATGGGAGGTGAGCGTGTCAAAGGGGGAGAATCCAGTTCTTGGAACAGCCTCGGCCG ATCGGTCAGCTCGCCTGTGGAGTATAGAAACGGGAACATGTTTGTTGCAATATGTTGGCCATAGTGGATCTGTAAATTCAATACGGTTTCATCCTAAAGAACCACTTGTCCTAACAG CTTCTGGTGATAGCACAGCTCATGTATGGAAGTCTACAGTTAGCCTACCTGTTGCATCTCAAATATCAGAAGGAAAT AGGTCAAATCCATCGAGTGGAGATGACCTGGATGGGTCAGATAAAGAAGACCAAGATG gTGACAGTGAGAACATCATATATGTAAAGACAGCGCAGTGTGTCATCGGAGAGCACACTGGGGTTGTCATTGCAGCGGACTGGATAGCGGGAGGCAAACAGATCGTAACTGCATCATGGGATAGGTCAGCTAATATTTATGATGTTGAAAAATCAACCACAATACAATCACTAACAG GCCATGATCAAGACCTCACTCATTGTTCAACTCATCCAAGTCAGAGACTGGTCGTTACCTCGTCAACGGACACAACATTCCGATTGTGGGACTTTAGAGATCGCAGCATTCACTCTGTCAACGTGTTCCAAGGCCATACAGA CGCTGTTACTTCAGCATCGTTTGCTCCAAATGATAAAGTAGTAAGTGGATCAGATGATAGATCTGTAAAAGTGTGGGATTTGAAAAATATGAGGACACCAATTGCCATGATAAGAACAGACTCTGCTGTCAATAA ATTATCAATTTCACCTACGAGTCATGTGATAGCAATTCCCCATGACAACCGACACATCCGATTGTACGATTTAAACGGCGTAAGGATTGGACGATTACCAAGAAGTAATAGACAG GGTCATCACCGTATGGTGTCTTGTACAGCTTGGAATGAGGAAACATCTAACATAAACCTGTTTACATGTGGATTTGATAGACAAGTGTTAGGCTGGCATTTTAACCTACCAACGGACAAGTAG